The Myxococcus xanthus genome contains the following window.
CGAATCCCCTGGGCGGGCGTGTCCTCCGCGCTGTCATTGCTGGAGCCGCCCATCGATTACGGCCTGCGCCGCAACGTGCGCGCGCTGGCCGATGAGCGACAGGCTCTGTTTTCCCGCCACGGCTTCGATGCCCGCTTCCGCAACTGTGAGTGCCTGTCACCGGACCTCAACGTCATCTTCGCCACCGAGGCCTTCCTGGGCTCCGACGCAGGACTGCCTCCCGCCACACACCTGGTCGGGCCGTCACAGCCTCCGGAGGCGCGCGGTGACGAGGTGGACTTCCCGTGGGAGCGGCTGGGCTCCAAGCCCGTGGTGTACGTGTCTTTCGGCAGCCAGATTTCGTGGCAACCCGATTTGTTTCAGACGATGACCGAGGCCGCCGCGCCCCTGGGCGTCACCGTGGTGCTCAGCGCGGGTGAGTTGGCTGATACAGATTTTGTTCACAGCCTTCCCGGGGACGTGGTCGCCGTGCCATACACACCTCAGCGACAACTGTTATCACGAGTCTCCGTGCTCGTGTCTCACGGCGGCGCCAACTCCGTCATGGAGGCGCTGACCGAAGGCGTTCCGATGCTGCTCCTGCCTGTCTGCAACGACCAGCCCATCCAGGCGCACTTCCTGGCGAAGTCGGGCGCGGGGCTCGTGCGGGCGCCGCGCTCGCTCTCCGTGGAGGACTGCCGCGAAGCGCTGCGACAACTGCTGGAGCCGGGCACGGTGCTGCGACAGCGGGTGGCCGGCATCGCCGCGTCCTACCAGGCGCGTGACGGCGCGAAGGACGCCGCTGAACGCATCCTCCGACTCGTGGCGTGAGTGATTGCATGCGTGATTGGGACGTGTGGCGTCTGGTGCTACCGGGTGTGTCGCCGCTGGAGGTGTGGAACCTGCCCGTGATGGGTCGCGAGCTGTGGGAGTTGCTCGGGGCGCCTCGCGTGGATGCGGACCGTCGCGCGGGGGTTCCCGAGCCGGCGCTCGCGGGCCGACTGGGCCCGGCGCTCGCGGTGGCGCTGTCCACGCTGGTGAAGCGGCACGCGGTGGATGCCGTGTGGCTCAGTGGCGGATTGGTGTGCCTGGAGGGCTTCGGTGCCATGCTCTCGAGTGTGTCCACCGCGCTCCCCTGCCCTGTGTACGTGGCGGAGCATCCACTCTTCGCTCCGGCCCTGGCGGGACTGCGCCTGCTGGCGCCGCTCGCGCCCGCGCATCCGGTGGCGCTCGACGTGGGGCAGACGGGCATCAAGTGCGTGAGCCCCACAGCGGCCCCGCGCATCTTCGAGCGCGACGCCGCGCTGTTGCCCCGGTACTTCATCGGCATGGCGCGGCCTCCGGACAGGCGACATGTGAAGGCGGCGGTGGCGTTCATCGCCAGTGCCCTGCGCGTGTTCTCGGCTCGGCTGCCCGATGCCTTGTGCCTCGCGCTGCCGTGTCCGCTGGACGCGTCGCTGGTCCCCGGGGGCTGCACCTACGGCTGGGAAGGCCACGAGTCGCTGGTGGCGGACATCCTCCAGGCGGCCATGGGGAACGAGGGCCGCGGGACCGCGCTGGTGCTCAATGACGCGGAGCTGGCCACGGAGGCCGCGCGGGGTGATTCGCGGCTGGCGAACCACTCGCGCGTGTTGTGTCTCACACTGGGCTTCGGGCCGGGTGGCGCGTTGCTGGAACGGCGGTAGCCGGGGGCTCGCCCAGGCTCAGTGCAGGTCCAACTCCTTCTTGGGCGCGATGTCGGGGCGCTGCTTCGTCACCAACGCCTTCGCGGTGCTGAAGAGCACCTTGAGCTTTCCGCCTGCCGGGTGGACGTATTCAGCGTGCTCGGGCGTGAAGCGCAACAGGGCGATGTCACCCTCATCCGGGCCCTGTGGGAACCAGGGCTTCCAGCCGGGCTCCCACAAGTCATGGATGGCCCTCCGGTCGCGGACGACTTCCGCCACACCCGACACGGAGAGATACGTGGCGCTGTCCTCCGACGCGTGGAAAGCGAGCGAGCAGTGCGGGTCCGACTCCAGGTCCTGCACTTTCTGCGTGTCCGCCCAGGTGGCGAACCAGAGCACGGTGCCGGACTTATGCTTCTTCGCCACCGCCATGGGCCGCGTGTGAAAGTGTCCGTCCGCACCCCGGGTGGTGAGGAGGGCGGTGTCATAGTCCTTCAGCAGTTCCTCGAACTCCCGGCGGTCTCCCTGGACGACACCCTGCGGCTGTCCCATCGTGCGCTCGCCTGTCTCTTCCATGAGGCTGACCTTTCGTTCGCCATCGTGAAGTTCCAGGAGAACGTAGGGACGCGCGGGCCAGGGGGAAGCAGCAGGACTGGAGTTGCGTGGACCGCTCCCTTGGCGGGTTGGTTGCCACAACAGGCAGCTGTCCGCAGCCAGATAGCAAACGTGAGAATCCGGTCTTCCGCCCTGCCTCTCCGACGCGGTCGTACACCGCGCTGTTCGGAAATGTCGGAACATTTGGGGTGCCCCCGACATTTCCGAACAGCAAGTTCCCAGCTCGCATCCCCCAGGGTCAACCCAGTCGATAAGGACTTCGACGCACTTAGAACCTTGGCAAGGACAGCAAGTTGTCGACCGTCGTGTTGTTCGGACTCGACCGCAGATACGGCGGATCTGCCCGAACAACCTCGACCTTCGACTCACTGTAACCAACCTGGACGCGGGCTTCGTTTCCTTGGTCAATCCAAGCAACGATTTGAGCCCGTGTGCTTGAGCCACTTTCGCTAGTGGCCCGATTCTCCCACTTCAAGTCCGTGATGTGCTCAAGCCTGTTGCCTCCCGACAGCCTCACCGCAGTGATGTAGATCATGTTGCTACCTCCTCATTGAGCAGCGGACGCGTTCCGTTGCTTGATGAAAGATGCATGGAGGCACGCGCCTTGTATGTACCTCGCCAGAGGTACCCGTGAGCCCTTGCATCCGCCCCGGACCTGGTAGCCTGGCGGGGTTGACGAACCAGGACCTCGACTGGCCCATCCGGGTCGCCGCCATGAACGCGCTGCAACACCTGGTGCGCCAGCATGGCGAGGTGCTGTCCTGGG
Protein-coding sequences here:
- a CDS encoding glycosyltransferase; translation: MSRILIATSPEKGHLNPMAGVAQWMRRMGHHVGWLCIPEPAPQLERLGVEVLTLPHAEAPVPAIETGGEALARLVLDEAALGQWIRGLLIDAVPSLLAPVREAVERFRPDVMALDGMQYAAVLAAHALRIPWAGVSSALSLLEPPIDYGLRRNVRALADERQALFSRHGFDARFRNCECLSPDLNVIFATEAFLGSDAGLPPATHLVGPSQPPEARGDEVDFPWERLGSKPVVYVSFGSQISWQPDLFQTMTEAAAPLGVTVVLSAGELADTDFVHSLPGDVVAVPYTPQRQLLSRVSVLVSHGGANSVMEALTEGVPMLLLPVCNDQPIQAHFLAKSGAGLVRAPRSLSVEDCREALRQLLEPGTVLRQRVAGIAASYQARDGAKDAAERILRLVA
- a CDS encoding ROK family protein produces the protein MRDWDVWRLVLPGVSPLEVWNLPVMGRELWELLGAPRVDADRRAGVPEPALAGRLGPALAVALSTLVKRHAVDAVWLSGGLVCLEGFGAMLSSVSTALPCPVYVAEHPLFAPALAGLRLLAPLAPAHPVALDVGQTGIKCVSPTAAPRIFERDAALLPRYFIGMARPPDRRHVKAAVAFIASALRVFSARLPDALCLALPCPLDASLVPGGCTYGWEGHESLVADILQAAMGNEGRGTALVLNDAELATEAARGDSRLANHSRVLCLTLGFGPGGALLERR
- a CDS encoding pyridoxamine 5'-phosphate oxidase family protein produces the protein MEETGERTMGQPQGVVQGDRREFEELLKDYDTALLTTRGADGHFHTRPMAVAKKHKSGTVLWFATWADTQKVQDLESDPHCSLAFHASEDSATYLSVSGVAEVVRDRRAIHDLWEPGWKPWFPQGPDEGDIALLRFTPEHAEYVHPAGGKLKVLFSTAKALVTKQRPDIAPKKELDLH
- a CDS encoding DUF3892 domain-containing protein, with product MIYITAVRLSGGNRLEHITDLKWENRATSESGSSTRAQIVAWIDQGNEARVQVGYSESKVEVVRADPPYLRSSPNNTTVDNLLSLPRF